Proteins encoded in a region of the Vicia villosa cultivar HV-30 ecotype Madison, WI linkage group LG5, Vvil1.0, whole genome shotgun sequence genome:
- the LOC131605584 gene encoding uncharacterized protein LOC131605584 — MWSLILKARYGDVHKAVFMGAMFKSEKKHSVWWKDMMVASIHNSNFVDCFACNISCGLGVGNSIPFWFGRWLGGSTSKQLFPLLFSLSNSQRGYVSEMGSWQGHQWSWDLHIEAGNLLDNPLAVMEALELVEILADINPIVGGADSFKWWPNTDGIFSVKSCTSSLREHQLERVVDANSLAVIKRFWDTTVPSKINFFGWRLILNRLPVRDQLAHRNIIHREEDKLCVFYAADIEDIDHLFFKCPFSKQVWTNIALWLDVKLVGEQGGYIHLEQFILSLIGKMPKQKVCLVWLTTVWSIWNARNNFMFNNEDVVLDEVIVNIKVVSWI, encoded by the coding sequence ATGTGGAGTCTTATTTTAAAAGCTAGATACGGAGATGTTCATAAAGCTGTGTTTATGGGTGCAATGTTTAAGTCGGAAAAGAAACATTCAGTCTGGTGGAAAGACATGATGGTGGCAAGCATACATAATTCTAACTTTGTTGATTGTTTTGCATGTAACATTTCTTGTGGGCTAGGTGTTGGTAATTCTATACCATTCTGGTTTGGCAGATGGCTGGGTGGCAGTACATCAAAGCAGCTATTTCCCTTGCTGTTCAGCTTATCAAACAGTCAGCGCGGGTACGTGAGCGAAATGGGTTCGTGGCAAGGGCACCAGTGGTCTTGGGATCTTCACATAGAAGCTGGAAATCTTTTAGATAATCCACTTGCAGTCATGGAGGCCCTGGAGCTGGTGGAGATTTTGGCCGATATTAATCCAATAGTGGGAGGTGCTGATTCTTTTAAGTGGTGGCCTAATACCGATGGGATCTTTTCCGTGAAGAGCTGTACATCTTCCTTGAGAGAACATCAATTGGAGCGGGTGGTAGACGCAAATAGTTTAGCAGTGATAAAAAGGTTTTGGGATACTACTGTTccatcaaaaataaatttttttgggtGGCGTCTTATATTAAACCGTCTGCCGGTGCGTGACCAATTAGCGCATAGAAACATCATACATAGGGAAGAAGATAAGCTCTGTGTGTTCTATGCAGCAGATATCGAAGACATTGATCATCTTTTTTTCAAATGTCCTTTCTCCAAACAAGTGTGGACGAATATCGCTTTATGGCTGGATGTAAAATTGGTGGGTGAGCAGGGTGGATACATTCACCTGGAGCAGTTCATTTTAAGTTTGATTGGTAAGATGCCAAAGCAGAAAGTGTGTTTGGTTTGGTTAACAACAGTTTGGTCTATTTGGAATGCAAGAAACAACTTCATGTTCAACAATGAGGATGTTGTTCTAGATGAAGTTATAGTTAATATTAAAGTGGTTTCTTGGATTTAG
- the LOC131607534 gene encoding U-box domain-containing protein 8 codes for MASDFPEHFKCPISLEIMSDPVILSSGHTFDRPSIQRWLDDGHRTCPITKLPLPDNPSLIPNHALRSLISSYTLLPPLHQIMSQPETLISSLTASSSSSDFKIDSLRQLGRLSKRDANFRRRLVDSGAVFAVLFCIDSASGDSKLQEKALSLLLNLSLDDDTKIGLVAEGAISRVVAFLLRAASSDCRALAATIITSLAVVEVNKATIGAFPGAIGALVAILRDGKGRERKEAATALYALCCFRDNRKRAVDCGAVPILMRCVECGLERGVEVIGVLAKCKEGREQLESYSGCVQILVRVLRNGSSRGIQYSLLALTSLCLYSKEMLLVTLQEGVLEICVGLLVDDNEKVRRNSSNLIRILRGNNHHWIS; via the coding sequence ATGGCGAGTGACTTTCCGGAACACTTCAAATGTCCGATTTCCCTCGAAATAATGTCTGACCCAGTCATCCTATCTTCCGGTCACACATTCGATCGTCCTTCAATCCAACGATGGCTAGACGATGGTCACAGAACTTGTCCAATTACCAAACTACCCCTCCCTGATAATCCTTCCCTTATTCCCAATCACGCTCTTCGAAGCTTAATCTCTAGCTACACACTCTTACCACCGCTGCACCAGATCATGTCCCAACCGGAAACCCTAATTTCGTCTTTAACcgcttcttcctcttcctccgaTTTCAAAATCGACTCGCTCCGCCAACTCGGTCGACTTTCGAAGCGTGACGCGAACTTCCGCCGCCGTCTTGTTGATTCCGGTGCCGTCTTCGCCGTTCTCTTCTGTATCGACTCCGCTTCCGGTGACTCTAAGCTTCAGGAGAAGGCTCTATCTCTTCTTCTGAACCTTAGTCTCGACGACGACACTAAGATTGGACTTGTCGCAGAAGGTGCAATTTCACGCGTTGTTGCTTTTCTCCTCCGTGCAGCTTCGTCTGACTGCCGTGCTTTGGCTGCAACCATAATCACGAGCCTTGCGGTTGTGGAGGTGAATAAAGCGACTATCGGAGCTTTCCCGGGGGCAATCGGAGCTCTGGTGGCGATTCTTCGAGACGGGAAAGGGAGAGAGAGGAAAGAAGCGGCTACTGCGCTTTACGCGCTTTGCTGTTTTCGGGATAATCGGAAAAGGGCGGTGGATTGTGGCGCGGTGCCAATTCTGATGAGATGTGTTGAATGTGGACTTGAGAGGGGTGTTGAGGTTATTGGTGTTTTGGCTAAGTGTAAGGAAGGGAGGGAACAGTTGGAGAGTTATAGTGGTTGTGTGCAGATTCTGGTTCGTGTGTTGAGGAATGGAAGCTCAAGAGGGATTCAGTATTCACTGTTGGCACTTACTTCATTATGTTTGTATAGCAAGGAAATGCTTTTGGTTACCCTGCAAGAAGGTGTTTTGGAAATCTGTGTTGGGTTGTTAGTGGATGATAATGAGAAAGTTAGGAGAAATTCCTCCAATTTGATTAGGATCCTTCGCGGCAACAACCACCACTGGATCAGTTGA